TTTTTGGCGACGGAGGTAGCTGTTTTGTTCAATGACATATTGATCTTGAACTTTATCAAAATGGCATCGCAGAACCTTTCCCTGCAGAAGCCAAAGCCAGAATCCCAACACTGCAATTAGGCATCGAACCGGGATAAACGCCTGATGATTGAAAAAGTCATATCCACTGGAATCGGCCCAGAACAAATTGGAGAAGAAAGGCAACAGCGAGAGCATTAGAATCCACAGTCCAATCCCACGCCCGGGGAAAGAGACATCTGCATCCAACATCAGGACTTGATCGTCTTTTTCAGTGACCCATAAGCCCACACGGGTACTCACTTGACGCATAAATGCCGCTTGGAACATACCCATTTGGTCTGAAAACATGAATGACTTTAATTTTTATCCTCGCCATTCCAAGGATGCCCGATCATCAGAAAAGGACAGACAGGCGGCAAAATCGAGTTCAGCTCTATCAGATTTCTGAGCTATCCTCTTCGTCAAAAATAAACGGAGCAATCTGCTCTGGATTGTCTTGGAGCAACGTCGCCAACAGAAAACTAGCAATGGTCCAAGTTTGATATTTCCGCGAAGATTTACCAACCAAACGTCCATTTTTACCGTCATAGTATTCAGGCCATTCGTCTTCTTCAAATCGGTAGGAAGCAGTCATCCAAGCCTGTTCACCTAATTTTTGGCGTTTAGTTTTAATGGCAGCCGCCATCAGCATCCACAGCAAAACAGGCCAGCTACCGCCATTGTGATAGGACCAGGGGGTATTTTTAGGATCCGAGCCCGTGGTAATCCGCCACTCTAACCCATCCACCGCCGGAAAACAGATTTTCATGGGCATCCGCCCGACTAAATCGTCCCACTGTAGCTCAATTAAATCCATAATTTGTTGGCTCTGAGTCGAATCAGCCAGAGAAGTGATGATCGCCATTAAATTTCCCAAGGCAAAGAAGCGAAAATCCATTCGACTAGGGCCAAGGTTTCCAGCCAAACACCCTGCCCAGTCTGGCATCCATTCTGTTAGCCAGTAAGGGATGGAATCAGGATAAATATTGAACTTATTCATCACTGACTCCCCAAATTGATCCCCCTTATAGCGGTGAATTTCATTGAGCTTGTCTAGATCCAGCCAATAGTAGTGGCGCACCCGAAATCTTAGTGCCTTCAAGCGTTCATCAATTTTTCGAATCCAGGCCGATCCTTCTGAAGTGGGGGTCAACAACTCCCTTGCAGATCGCAATGCCCCGTAAAACAACGCTTGGATTTCCAACGGATGGCCATCAATCCCCATGCGGCGATCAATCATACAGGCCGCATCAGGCACCAACAAAGTGGGGGACATCTCAAATTGTGGACTGAGACAAAGCTTGAAAATCAGATGCAACCCTTCCTGAAAATCAGATCGCTCCGCTAAAGCAGTATCTCCAGACGCTTTCACATAAGCCCGCAGGACGATAATCCACCACAAGCAAGAATCAATCGGTGTCACCCGACCAATCGCATGGTCGCCAAAGTCAGCCGTGAGATATTGACGATCTGCTTCCGATTGAACCTTAAAGCTGGCAGGCATCAGTCCTAAAGGAACCTCAAAGCCATCCACACGCCGAACCTGCTTTTGTAACCCTAAGGTCTCCACCAAAAAATTTTGAACAATATCATGTCGTTTTTGCAGCAAAAAGACGAAGGCGGAAGGGACAAAATCCCGCACAAAGCACTGATCGTAATTCAGGGCATCCGCTTCTGGATCCTGAGCAGCAATCGTGCCCACGGGCCGTTCCTGGTAGTAGATAATGGCAGACTCATGCAGCTTTTCTGCCATTTGGAGAATCGGTAATTCATACCAAATCCGACTCATTAACCCCCGAAATATCTCATCTGTCAAGCTGGCCACCAATGGTACTGCGTTAGAGCTTTAATGTCCGATTGCATGGTCATTAAAGTTCGACAGCGCTGCTCGAGAACATCTTCGAGGTCATCCAGGGTCTCAAAACACCGATTGGCCAGTGGTTCGTCCGCTAGCCGCCACAACCGTTCAGCGGGCTGTAGCTCTGGAGAATAGGGGGGTAAAACCTTCAGATGAATGCCAGGTGGCACCACCCGATTCTTACAGGTATGCCATCCGGCTCCATCGAGAACGAGAAGAATCTGTTTGTGCTTTCCCGCTCCAACTTGCTGAGCAAAGCTTTGTAGGGCTTGATTAAACCATTCTCCATTGACCCGAGGCAGAATGAACCATTCGGTATTGCCAGTTGCGGGATGAACGAATCCATACAGATAGGTCCATTCATAGCGATGGTCCACCTCAGCAATTGGACGCTGACCCACAGGCGCCCAAATCTTTCGAATAATGGGTTTAAGGCCTAAACGATGTTCATCAAAAGACCAAACTTCGACCTGAGCATTAGGGTAGCGTCGCTCCAATTCTGCTTTGTACTCAGGCAGTTTTTTTAAAAGCGGCTTGGGCCTCTGGTTCACCTTTACGGTGGTGAGGACGTGGGCATTGCAGGGACTGCTCCAATCGCTTGAGATAGTCCCAACCTCGTTGGGGCCAAACCTTATCGACTCCTGTCATCTGAGCAATGACCTGGGCTACTTTAGGTCCGTTCCATAGACCACCGTCGGCGGGTGGGTTTGTAGACGAGTCAACAATTGTGCACATTGGTCTTGAGTCAGAAGACTGCGAGATTGATGAGGTCGCTTATCTTTGCGTCGGTTGCGTAACCCATGGGCGCCATTGTGGTTATACTCCCTGACGATTTCTCGAGCGTAATCGTAGTTGAGACCGACCACTTGGGCTGCTTGAGTTAGCGTTGTTTGCTCACTGACGAGCCATAGTAGATGCCAGCGGCGCGATTCTACTGGGTCTTGGCTGGCTCGGTAATGAGACTTCAGCTCGTCAGGCGAAAAATGGGGTTTGAGATATAGTTTTCTTGGCATTCTCTAATTATGCATTATATCGGAGTTATATAAATCGGATTTGGTATCAGACATCATGCCCCCTCAGCTAAAGCTGACCTTGATGGGAACAGGATTCCAAAACAGATGCTCCCGTTGGATAGTACTCAGGATACCCATCGAGCCGGAAGGATTATAATAACCGCGCAATCAGCAGCTAAAGACAGTTTTTCAGGGCTTGCTGCAGTTCTTTGGCACTTTGGAACCGATGATCCGGATGGGGATGGGTCACTTTTTCAATAATGGCTTTGATCTGAGTGGGAATGCTCAGGATATTGGCCAGTTCAATCCGATAGCCATGGCCCAGATTTTTGTAGAATTGCAGCGGACTTTGGCCTGTAATCAAAAACAAAAGGGTCGCACCGATACCGTAAAGATCCGATTGAATAGTAGGACGCCCTAATCCTTGTTCTGGAGCACTGTAGCCCTCAACAGCAATCCGGGTTCCAGGGACCAGACTTGCTTCTTTAACCGCACCAAAATCAATAATAAAAACTTGACTATCTCGATTTCGAACCAGAATATTACCGGGTTTCAGATCTCGATGAATAATCGGTGGATTATGACGATGAATATAGTCCAAAATGTCACAGGCTTGAATCATCCATGGCAGCACTTGATGGGGTGGCAACGGGCCATGTTGGTTCACCCACCGATCTAAATCTTGGCCATGAATCAGCTCCATCACCAGATACTGTTTTTCGTTCTCGGTAAAAAAATCGTACAAGCGGGGAATACCAGCATGTTGCAAGGATCTCAACATCCGCGCTTCCCGTTTGAATAATTCCTGTGCTTTAGGAATTTTTTCCATATCGGCATTCATTTCCTTGAGCACCTGAAGCTGAGGTTTTCTACTCTGATCATCTAGGCGCCGCACCAAGAATGTAGTTCCCATGCCCCCCATACCAATGACCTTCAACACTTCGTAAGGACCAATTGTCTGGAGAACATTCAGAGATTGACCACAATGCACGCAAAAAAGGTTGCCAGGTAAATTCCCAAAATGGGAGCAGGAAGAACTCTGAGAGCGAGTGGTTGCGGATTGACGTTTGGCTTCAATCTCGTGGGGAAGTTGCTGCTGAAATCTCAAAATCGGGCCTGTCAATCCTAGCTGAATAATCGTGTCATTTTTAATTTCTGCCTGGTTCGTCAGCTTCCCGTTTACGAACGTTCCATTGCTGCCCAGACTCTTGATTTGCCAGGTAAAGGAGGACTCTATGCGTTTGATCAGGTGCAGTTCAAGATGATAACGAGACACCAGTATGTCTCTGAGAACAATGTGATTATCGGAAGAACGGCCAATATTAATTTGCTTAGACGTGGTGAATAGCCATTGTCTGATAGGAGCCTTATTAGTGGGATCAAGAAGGGTTAATGTAACCACATTGCAAAATTAATCAGTCAAGGATTATGAGTAGGGTCCCGTTAATAGGTCTGAGCAGATCGCTGAGGTTGGACTCTCATCAGGATGGCAATGACCGTTATATTGTCGTGACCATTATGTTCATTAGCCAGCGTTACTAGCTCATTGACCCCTTGTTGCAAGGGAACTTGAGAGTTAAGCATGGGCAATAAGTATTGGTCACAGTGGACTTCCAGTAGGTGATTATCGGTTAATCCATCGGAACAAATCAACAATAAAGTATCTTCGGATGCCGTTAAGAGCTGGATATCTGGCTCTAATGCCTCATTCTCCCTAGGCCCTAAAGCTTGAGTGAGTTGATAGGCATCTGGCCGGGCATAAGCCACTGCAGGATCGGTGCCTCGTTGA
The genomic region above belongs to Acaryochloris sp. CCMEE 5410 and contains:
- a CDS encoding helix-turn-helix domain-containing protein, with product MPRKLYLKPHFSPDELKSHYRASQDPVESRRWHLLWLVSEQTTLTQAAQVVGLNYDYAREIVREYNHNGAHGLRNRRKDKRPHQSRSLLTQDQCAQLLTRLQTHPPTVVYGTDLK
- a CDS encoding FHA domain-containing serine/threonine-protein kinase, translating into MVTLTLLDPTNKAPIRQWLFTTSKQINIGRSSDNHIVLRDILVSRYHLELHLIKRIESSFTWQIKSLGSNGTFVNGKLTNQAEIKNDTIIQLGLTGPILRFQQQLPHEIEAKRQSATTRSQSSSCSHFGNLPGNLFCVHCGQSLNVLQTIGPYEVLKVIGMGGMGTTFLVRRLDDQSRKPQLQVLKEMNADMEKIPKAQELFKREARMLRSLQHAGIPRLYDFFTENEKQYLVMELIHGQDLDRWVNQHGPLPPHQVLPWMIQACDILDYIHRHNPPIIHRDLKPGNILVRNRDSQVFIIDFGAVKEASLVPGTRIAVEGYSAPEQGLGRPTIQSDLYGIGATLLFLITGQSPLQFYKNLGHGYRIELANILSIPTQIKAIIEKVTHPHPDHRFQSAKELQQALKNCL
- a CDS encoding IS630 family transposase, which encodes MERRYPNAQVEVWSFDEHRLGLKPIIRKIWAPVGQRPIAEVDHRYEWTYLYGFVHPATGNTEWFILPRVNGEWFNQALQSFAQQVGAGKHKQILLVLDGAGWHTCKNRVVPPGIHLKVLPPYSPELQPAERLWRLADEPLANRCFETLDDLEDVLEQRCRTLMTMQSDIKALTQYHWWPA
- a CDS encoding winged helix-turn-helix domain-containing protein, which codes for MTGVDKVWPQRGWDYLKRLEQSLQCPRPHHRKGEPEAQAAFKKTA
- a CDS encoding glycoside hydrolase 100 family protein produces the protein MSRIWYELPILQMAEKLHESAIIYYQERPVGTIAAQDPEADALNYDQCFVRDFVPSAFVFLLQKRHDIVQNFLVETLGLQKQVRRVDGFEVPLGLMPASFKVQSEADRQYLTADFGDHAIGRVTPIDSCLWWIIVLRAYVKASGDTALAERSDFQEGLHLIFKLCLSPQFEMSPTLLVPDAACMIDRRMGIDGHPLEIQALFYGALRSARELLTPTSEGSAWIRKIDERLKALRFRVRHYYWLDLDKLNEIHRYKGDQFGESVMNKFNIYPDSIPYWLTEWMPDWAGCLAGNLGPSRMDFRFFALGNLMAIITSLADSTQSQQIMDLIELQWDDLVGRMPMKICFPAVDGLEWRITTGSDPKNTPWSYHNGGSWPVLLWMLMAAAIKTKRQKLGEQAWMTASYRFEEDEWPEYYDGKNGRLVGKSSRKYQTWTIASFLLATLLQDNPEQIAPFIFDEEDSSEI